Proteins from a genomic interval of Candidatus Nanosynbacter sp. HMT-352:
- the tilS gene encoding tRNA lysidine(34) synthetase TilS has protein sequence MRYIIAVSGGIDSVVLLDLMSRTEKDLVVAHFDHGIREDSASDARFVEALADRYKIQFVCRREKLGADASEELARQRRYEFLRGVATDFDGMIVTAHHRDDIIETVAMNLKRGSRWRGLAGMSDSQIVRPMNSWTKQRIYEYAIRQKLEWCEDETNQSDLYQRNKFRRKINRELDEYQKLGVYEAWRKQRELRGKIEQEIEKLDGEVLSRYFLTMIDDNVAQELLYYYVLRHYDVSLLGSQLERMLIAIKTGRAGSCWQVGGGIVMKLTLRSVIIKRV, from the coding sequence GTGAGATATATTATCGCAGTCAGTGGTGGGATTGATTCGGTAGTTTTGCTGGATTTGATGTCGCGAACGGAAAAAGATTTGGTGGTCGCTCATTTTGACCACGGAATTCGTGAGGATTCGGCGAGCGATGCTAGATTTGTCGAGGCTTTAGCTGATAGATATAAAATACAATTTGTTTGTCGGCGCGAAAAGTTGGGGGCTGATGCCAGTGAAGAATTGGCGCGCCAAAGGCGTTATGAATTTTTGCGTGGCGTGGCGACGGATTTTGATGGTATGATAGTGACGGCGCATCATAGAGATGACATTATTGAAACTGTAGCAATGAATCTTAAGCGTGGTTCTAGGTGGCGAGGTTTGGCGGGGATGAGTGATAGTCAAATAGTTAGACCGATGAATAGCTGGACGAAGCAGAGAATTTATGAATATGCGATTCGCCAGAAATTGGAATGGTGTGAAGATGAGACAAATCAAAGCGACTTGTATCAGAGAAATAAATTTAGGCGCAAGATAAATCGTGAACTTGATGAATATCAGAAACTTGGAGTGTATGAGGCGTGGCGAAAACAGAGAGAATTAAGAGGGAAAATTGAGCAGGAAATAGAGAAGCTTGATGGAGAAGTCCTGAGCCGGTATTTTTTGACGATGATAGATGATAATGTCGCACAAGAATTGCTATATTATTACGTTTTACGACATTATGATGTGTCGTTACTAGGTTCTCAATTGGAGCGTATGCTAATTGCTATAAAAACTGGAAGAGCTGGCTCGTGCTGGCAAGTTGGCGGCGGCATTGTGATGAAATTGACGCTAAGAAGTGTTATAATAAAGAGAGTTTGA
- the ftsH gene encoding ATP-dependent zinc metalloprotease FtsH, producing the protein MAVKMPQRNGKNRISQILRFGLFWAIIIFVALIFYATLFPASNLKDVALSDVVRRANDGKIAQLEIQGNDIKITPKDQSKPTEHSVKESSSIYEQGLNKDAKVEVKVIPPSTTGETMWNLAVMVVPVLIIVVFFMFMMRQAQGQNNQAMGFGKSKARLYGQDKEKVLFTDIAGNDNAKQDLQEVVDFLKHPKKYKDLGAKIPKGVLLVGNPGTGKTMLARAVAGEAGVPFFSISGSEFVEMFVGVGASRVRDLFSKAKKNAPCIIFIDEIDAVGRKRGSGMGGGHDEREQTLNQILVEMDGFDGETNVIVLAATNRADVLDPALLRPGRFDRRVNITLPERKDREAILKVHFKKKPTDETVDLDKLAAKTAGSSGADLANMANEAAIIAARRNKKKISNDELTEAFERVAIGPERKTKIMNDHEKELTAYHEAGHAIVGHVLPDSDPVHKVTIIPRGGTGGVTWFLPPEDKSYTNVYEFKDILARAMGGRIAEQLIYGDDGITTGAGSDLRKATEIARDMVIEQGMGKGLRDQVFHEDNGGLMFDKMTRERPYSDETAKMIDEEVAQLITEAKHRAMLVLKENRSFLDKLAEALLKEETLEESEVDEILKGTKLPKEAKLHS; encoded by the coding sequence ATGGCTGTTAAGATGCCTCAAAGAAATGGAAAGAATAGAATAAGTCAAATTTTACGATTTGGATTGTTTTGGGCAATTATAATTTTTGTAGCGTTGATTTTTTACGCAACACTCTTCCCTGCGTCGAATCTTAAAGATGTTGCATTATCTGATGTAGTGCGTCGAGCAAATGACGGTAAAATTGCTCAATTGGAGATTCAAGGAAACGATATTAAGATTACTCCGAAAGACCAATCAAAACCTACCGAGCATTCAGTCAAGGAATCTAGTAGCATTTATGAGCAGGGCTTGAACAAGGATGCTAAGGTTGAGGTGAAGGTTATTCCACCATCCACAACCGGCGAAACAATGTGGAATCTGGCGGTTATGGTTGTGCCTGTGCTGATTATCGTGGTGTTCTTTATGTTTATGATGCGCCAAGCTCAGGGTCAAAATAATCAAGCTATGGGATTCGGCAAGAGTAAGGCTCGCCTGTATGGACAAGACAAAGAAAAGGTTCTGTTTACAGATATCGCTGGAAATGATAACGCCAAGCAAGATTTGCAGGAAGTTGTTGATTTTCTCAAGCATCCGAAGAAATATAAAGATTTGGGTGCAAAGATTCCAAAAGGCGTATTATTAGTCGGCAATCCGGGCACGGGTAAGACGATGCTAGCCCGAGCTGTTGCTGGCGAGGCTGGTGTGCCATTCTTCTCAATTTCTGGTTCTGAATTTGTGGAAATGTTTGTTGGTGTTGGTGCTAGCCGAGTGCGAGACCTATTTTCTAAGGCTAAGAAAAATGCCCCGTGTATTATCTTTATCGATGAGATTGATGCTGTAGGTCGTAAGCGTGGCTCTGGTATGGGTGGCGGTCATGACGAGCGTGAGCAAACTCTGAATCAGATTTTGGTGGAGATGGATGGTTTTGATGGCGAGACTAATGTTATTGTTTTGGCGGCAACCAACCGCGCGGACGTTTTGGATCCAGCTTTGCTTCGACCTGGACGATTTGACCGGCGTGTAAATATTACGCTTCCAGAACGCAAAGATCGTGAGGCAATTCTGAAGGTTCACTTTAAGAAAAAACCAACTGATGAAACTGTTGATCTTGATAAATTGGCGGCAAAAACCGCCGGCTCATCTGGTGCGGATTTGGCGAATATGGCTAATGAAGCTGCAATTATTGCCGCTCGTCGCAACAAGAAGAAGATCTCAAATGACGAATTAACTGAGGCGTTTGAGCGTGTGGCAATTGGTCCAGAGCGTAAGACCAAGATAATGAACGATCACGAGAAAGAATTGACTGCTTATCACGAAGCTGGCCACGCAATTGTTGGTCACGTCTTGCCTGATTCCGACCCAGTCCACAAGGTTACAATTATTCCGCGCGGCGGTACCGGTGGAGTGACATGGTTCTTGCCGCCAGAAGATAAGAGTTACACAAATGTTTACGAGTTCAAGGATATTTTGGCTCGGGCAATGGGTGGACGAATCGCTGAGCAATTGATTTATGGCGATGACGGAATCACTACTGGAGCTGGTTCGGATTTACGAAAAGCGACTGAAATTGCCCGTGATATGGTGATTGAGCAAGGAATGGGCAAGGGCTTACGCGATCAAGTATTCCATGAAGATAACGGCGGCTTGATGTTCGATAAAATGACCAGAGAGCGTCCGTATTCTGATGAAACTGCGAAGATGATTGATGAGGAAGTTGCACAATTGATTACCGAAGCTAAACATCGTGCAATGCTGGTATTGAAAGAGAATCGTTCGTTCCTCGATAAGTTGGCTGAGGCCTTACTGAAGGAAGAAACTCTGGAAGAATCTGAGGTTGACGAGATTCTTAAAGGCACTAAGTTACCAAAAGAAGCTAAACTGCATTCGTAA
- the murJ gene encoding murein biosynthesis integral membrane protein MurJ translates to MGRVRSTVTKINQRLNVKLAATILAGSTLLSSLLGFFRDRLLNSAYMPSENGALAGYPVGLDAYTAAFMVPDFMFAVLVSGALSVTFIPVFNERWVKGNKQSAWQISSSMINFMALITMAASVLIIIFADPLMKYLIAPGLSESGHALAVSMMQVIAVNPFIFAVAAVIASIQQAVGRFMFCALAPMLYNVGIIIGTVWFTGGVNLFGWQIFDGGIMGVALGVVLGSFLQLIVSAVGLAGLGFDYNFKIYWRNKGFRKVLSLLPARSVDQGMDYVVSLVEVNLASRLADGTVRAYQQALTLHMMPINLIGVAISNAAFPQLTEHLGEGRNDLFQKDLRSLLRIIFWMALPVSVVIFFTRGYVVHFIRNGGNQLIAGILGCLVVAILFRTIYHMAARAFYARQDTKTPLYISIFSITLNIILAIVLSMVLKMGAYGLAWAQSTVAVLEVVVLLAVMNRQMPKLFDMTFVRAIFKMIIAGTVTGVVCYVAVLIMPFRYHDDSFFSAFPKFVIISLVSFGTYAATSKWLKLPEIDPILARLKKVLFGRLEFKG, encoded by the coding sequence ATGGGGCGCGTTCGTAGTACAGTTACGAAAATAAATCAGCGGCTTAATGTGAAATTGGCTGCTACTATCCTGGCGGGCTCGACGTTGTTGTCGAGCTTGTTGGGGTTTTTCCGTGATCGTTTACTCAACTCCGCCTATATGCCAAGCGAAAATGGAGCGCTGGCGGGATACCCCGTTGGACTAGACGCTTATACGGCAGCTTTTATGGTGCCAGATTTTATGTTTGCAGTGCTGGTTTCTGGTGCGCTTAGTGTGACGTTCATTCCAGTTTTTAATGAGCGCTGGGTCAAGGGTAATAAGCAGTCGGCTTGGCAAATTAGCTCGAGCATGATTAATTTTATGGCGCTAATAACCATGGCGGCGTCGGTGTTGATTATTATTTTCGCTGATCCGTTGATGAAGTATTTAATCGCGCCTGGTCTGAGTGAATCTGGTCATGCTTTGGCGGTTAGTATGATGCAGGTGATCGCGGTTAATCCGTTTATCTTTGCGGTTGCGGCGGTGATTGCTAGTATTCAGCAAGCGGTCGGGCGATTTATGTTCTGTGCGCTGGCTCCAATGCTATATAACGTCGGTATTATTATCGGTACAGTGTGGTTTACCGGCGGCGTCAATTTATTCGGCTGGCAGATTTTTGACGGTGGCATTATGGGCGTGGCATTGGGTGTGGTTTTGGGATCATTTTTACAATTGATCGTCAGTGCGGTTGGCTTGGCTGGACTTGGGTTTGATTACAATTTCAAAATTTACTGGCGAAATAAGGGATTTAGGAAAGTTTTATCTTTATTGCCTGCGCGTTCTGTTGATCAAGGAATGGATTATGTGGTTAGCTTGGTCGAGGTCAATTTGGCTTCGCGCTTGGCTGATGGAACGGTTAGGGCGTACCAACAGGCTTTGACTCTTCATATGATGCCGATCAATCTTATTGGCGTGGCGATTTCAAATGCCGCCTTTCCGCAATTAACTGAGCATTTGGGCGAAGGTCGAAATGACCTATTTCAAAAAGACCTGCGTTCTCTGCTGAGAATTATTTTTTGGATGGCGCTTCCGGTGTCGGTGGTGATTTTCTTTACCAGGGGATACGTCGTGCATTTTATCCGCAATGGTGGCAATCAACTAATCGCGGGAATTTTGGGCTGTCTGGTCGTGGCGATTTTATTCCGAACTATTTACCATATGGCCGCGCGAGCATTTTACGCCCGCCAAGATACAAAAACTCCGCTATATATTTCAATTTTCTCGATTACTTTGAATATTATTTTAGCAATTGTTCTATCGATGGTCTTGAAAATGGGCGCGTATGGATTGGCTTGGGCTCAATCGACAGTAGCGGTTTTGGAAGTGGTTGTGCTTTTGGCGGTTATGAATCGTCAAATGCCAAAATTATTTGACATGACGTTTGTGCGAGCGATTTTTAAGATGATAATTGCTGGTACTGTTACGGGTGTGGTTTGTTATGTTGCCGTGCTAATTATGCCGTTTCGTTATCATGACGACAGTTTCTTTAGCGCTTTCCCGAAATTTGTTATCATTTCATTGGTCAGTTTTGGCACGTATGCCGCGACTTCAAAGTGGCTAAAATTGCCAGAAATTGACCCGATTCTTGCACGATTGAAAAAAGTGTTATTTGGACGATTGGAGTTTAAGGGCTAA
- a CDS encoding GTP-binding protein produces MENIRNFCIIAHIDHGKSTLADRMMEMTGTVEKREMKSQLLDSMDLEREKGITIKLAPVRMRYKNVDLNLIDTPGHVDFSYEVSRSLQACEGAILVVDASQGIQAQTLSNVYLAMEQDLTIIPVLNKVDLPAADIPRVSRQVINLLGCDEREIIHISAKTGQNVDKVLDAVVDKIPAPTGEVDDPTRALIFDSYYDDYRGVILYVRVVDGRIKKGESIRMMATGANGLALEVGHLNPAMQPDPSLETGEIGYIVTNLKTTREARVGDTVTLKKYIE; encoded by the coding sequence ATGGAAAATATTCGGAATTTTTGTATTATTGCTCATATTGATCACGGCAAGTCTACGCTGGCCGATCGAATGATGGAAATGACTGGGACGGTAGAAAAGCGCGAGATGAAATCGCAGTTACTGGATTCGATGGATTTGGAGCGGGAAAAAGGCATCACTATTAAGTTGGCGCCAGTGCGAATGCGATATAAAAATGTCGATCTGAATTTGATTGATACTCCGGGGCATGTCGACTTTAGTTATGAAGTTTCGCGTAGCTTGCAGGCTTGCGAGGGCGCGATATTAGTGGTTGATGCCAGCCAGGGAATTCAGGCGCAAACATTGTCGAATGTTTACTTGGCGATGGAGCAGGATTTGACAATTATTCCGGTCCTGAATAAGGTTGATCTTCCGGCCGCCGACATACCGCGCGTATCCAGGCAAGTTATTAATTTGTTGGGCTGCGACGAGCGCGAGATTATTCATATTTCTGCTAAAACTGGTCAAAATGTAGACAAGGTTTTGGATGCGGTTGTTGATAAAATTCCAGCGCCAACTGGTGAGGTTGATGATCCGACTCGGGCGTTGATTTTTGATAGCTATTATGACGATTATCGTGGCGTGATTTTATACGTGCGGGTGGTTGATGGGCGAATTAAAAAGGGCGAATCTATCCGAATGATGGCGACTGGCGCAAATGGACTAGCTCTGGAAGTTGGTCATCTTAACCCAGCCATGCAACCCGACCCTTCGCTTGAAACTGGCGAAATTGGCTATATTGTAACAAACCTGAAAACGACACGCGAGGCGCGGGTGGGTGATACGGTAACGTTGAAGAAGTATATAGAATAA
- a CDS encoding SemiSWEET family transporter: MSKQKINRFVGSIGAFIGILVFIAYIPQIIANLQGEKAQPFQPLFAAVSCLIWVIYGWTKEPKKDWILIIPNAAGVILGGLTFITSL, from the coding sequence ATGTCTAAACAAAAAATTAATCGCTTTGTCGGATCTATTGGAGCTTTTATTGGGATCCTTGTCTTTATTGCATATATTCCACAAATTATCGCTAACCTACAAGGAGAAAAAGCTCAACCATTCCAACCACTATTCGCAGCAGTTTCTTGTTTAATTTGGGTAATCTATGGTTGGACAAAAGAACCTAAAAAAGACTGGATCCTCATCATTCCCAATGCAGCGGGAGTGATATTAGGCGGTTTAACTTTTATTACTTCTTTATAA
- a CDS encoding dUTP diphosphatase: MNPQTISLTELQKHLDQTCKEKGWDKNSVTEVFLLFTEEVGELAKAVRKETGFKGEKKPDNHDNLREEFADVLNYLMELANRFDVNLAEVYFEKHKINQTRQWK; encoded by the coding sequence ATGAATCCACAAACAATCAGCTTAACTGAATTACAAAAACACCTCGATCAAACATGTAAAGAGAAGGGGTGGGATAAAAATTCTGTCACTGAAGTGTTCTTATTGTTTACTGAGGAAGTTGGCGAGCTGGCAAAAGCAGTTCGCAAAGAGACAGGATTTAAGGGTGAGAAAAAACCTGACAATCATGACAATCTGCGCGAGGAGTTTGCGGACGTGCTGAACTATTTGATGGAATTGGCAAATCGGTTTGACGTCAATTTGGCGGAAGTATATTTTGAGAAGCACAAAATCAACCAGACACGGCAGTGGAAATAG